In a genomic window of Gossypium arboreum isolate Shixiya-1 chromosome 9, ASM2569848v2, whole genome shotgun sequence:
- the LOC108456991 gene encoding phospholipid:diacylglycerol acyltransferase 1-like isoform X1: MSSLRRRKPINESSDSKHKAEEEDEDHDDVDADGDDDVNGKNKKTPSKIKKKRGEKPPKQPKWSCMDTCCWFIGCICITWWLLLFLYNAMPASFPQYVTEAITGPLPDPPGVKLKKEGLEAKHPVVFVPGIVTGGLELWEGRECAEGLFRKRLWGGTFGEVYKRPLCWVEHMSLDNETGLDPCGIRVRPVSGLVAADYFAPGYFVWAVLIANLARIGYEDKTMYMAAYDWRLSFQNTEVRDQTLSRIKSNIELLVATNGGRKVVVIPHSMGVLYFLHFMKWVEAPAPMGGGGGPDWCSKHIKAVVNIGGPFLGVPKAIAGLFSAEAKDIAVARALAPGFLDNDIFQFQTLQHVMRMSRTWDSTMSMIPRGGNTIWGGLDWSPEEGNSCAKKREKKNETQIADQAGSENAVCKAKSANYGRIISFGKDVAEAPSSDIERIDFRGAIKGHSAANTTCRDVWTEYHDMGFAGIKAVAEYKTYTADSLVDLLHFVAPKMMARGTAHFSYGVADNLDDPKYKHYKYWSNPLETRLPNAPDMEIYSLYGVGLPTERAYVYKLSPHAECSIPFKIDTSADDEDTCLRDGVYSVDGDETVPVLSAGFMCAKGWRGKTRFNPSGIRTYIREYNHLPPANLLEGRGTLSGAHVDIMGNFALIEDVIRIAAGASGEELGGDQVYSKIFNWSENINLQLDEEIPVHSSS, encoded by the exons atGTCTTCACTTAGAAGAAGAAAACCCATAAATGAATCTTCAGATTCAAAGCATAAAGCAGAAGAAGAAGACGAAGATCATGATGATGTTGATGCGGATGGTGATGATGATGTTAATGGCAAAAACAAGAAAACCCCATCAAAGATCAAGAAGAAACGTGGTGAGAAACCACCAAAACAACCCAAGTGGTCATGTATGGACACTTGCTGTTGGTTCATTGGTTGTATATGTATAACCTGGTGGCTCCTCTTGTTCCTTTACAATGCAATGCCGGCTTCATTCCCTCAGTATGTAACGGAAGCAATAACGGGTCCTTTACCCGACCCGCCTGGTGTTAAGCTCAAGAAAGAAGGGTTGGAAGCTAAGCACCCTGTGGTGTTTGTGCCTGGGATTGTCACTGGTGGACTTGAACTATGGGAAGGCCGTGAGTGTGCTGAAGGCTTGTTTAGGAAACGCCTTTGGGGTGGTACTTTTGGTGAAGTCTATAAAAG ACCTCTATGCTGGGTGGAGCACATGTCATTGGATAATGAAACCGGATTAGATCCTTGTGGTATAAGAGTAAGGCCTGTCTCTGGCCTAGTGGCTGCAGATTACTTCGCTCCTGGATATTTTGTGTGGGCAGTTCTGATTGCTAACTTGGCTCGGATTGGATATGAGGATAAAACCATGTACATGGCTGCTTACGATTGGAGACTCTCATTTCAAAACACCGAG GTACGTGATCAAACACTGAGCCGTATTAAGAGTAATATTGAACTGTTGGTTGCTACAAATGGAGGGAGAAAAGTTGTAGTCATTCCTCATTCGATGGGAGTTCTGTATTTCCTACACTTCATGAAGTGGGTTGAAGCACCTGCTCCGATGGGTGGTGGTGGTGGGCCAGATTGGTGTTCTAAGCATATTAAAGCCGTTGTTAACATTGGGGGGCCATTTCTCGGCGTTCCGAAAGCTATTGCTGGGCTTTTCTCAGCTGAAGCAAAGGATATTGCAGTTGCCAG GGCTCTTGCACCCGGTTTTTTGGATAATGATATATTTCAGTTCCAAACATTGCAACATGTGATGAGAATGAGCCGGACTTGGGATTCGACCATGTCGATGATACCAAGAGGTGGGAATACAATATGGGGTGGTCTAGACTGGTCACCGGAGGAAGGAAATTCTTGTgccaaaaagagagaaaagaagaatGAGACTCAGATTGCTGACCAAGCTGGTTCCGAAAATGCAGTTTGTAAAGCTAAAAGTGCAAATTATGGCAGGATTATATCCTTTGGAAAAGATGTCGCCGAGGCACCTTCATCCGACATTGAGAGAATTGACTTCAGG GGTGCTATTAAGGGTCATAGTGCTGCAAACACGACTTGTAGAGACGTGTGGACGGAATACCATGACATGGGATTTGCTGGTATCAAAGCCGTTGCAGAGTATAAAACTTACACTGCTGATTCACTTGTTGACCTGCTTCATTTTGTTGCTCCAAAAATGATGGCTCGTGGTACCGCCCATTTCTCCTATGGAGTTGCAGACAATTTGGACGACCCCAAGTATAAACACTACAAGTATTGGTCAAACCCTTTGGAAACGAG GTTGCCGAACGCACCGGATATGGAAATCTATTCTCTGTATGGAGTTGGCCTACCAACTGAACGAGCATATGTGTACAAGTTATCACCTCATGCCGAGTGTAGCATTCCGTTTAAGATCGATACATCTGCCGATGATGAAGATACCTGCCTGAGAGACGGTGTGTATTCCGTGGACGGGGACGAGACAGTACCTGTTTTAAGTGCAGGTTTCATGTGCGCTAAAGGCTGGCGTGGTAAAACCCGATTTAATCCCTCCGGAATTCGAACATACATTAGGGAATACAATCATTTGCCTCCGGCCAACCTATTGGAAGGCCGTGGCACCCTTAGCGGTGCTCATGTAGATATCATGGGAAACTTTGCATTGATCGAAGATGTTATAAGGATTGCTGCTGGGGCTTCCGGTGAAGAACTAGGAGGGGATCAAGTTTATTCAAAGATCTTTAACTGGTCCGAGAATATCAACTTGCAACTG GACGAGGAGATTCCGGTACATTCGTCCAGTTGA
- the LOC108456991 gene encoding phospholipid:diacylglycerol acyltransferase 1-like isoform X2, with translation MFGTPEIRPLCWVEHMSLDNETGLDPCGIRVRPVSGLVAADYFAPGYFVWAVLIANLARIGYEDKTMYMAAYDWRLSFQNTEVRDQTLSRIKSNIELLVATNGGRKVVVIPHSMGVLYFLHFMKWVEAPAPMGGGGGPDWCSKHIKAVVNIGGPFLGVPKAIAGLFSAEAKDIAVARALAPGFLDNDIFQFQTLQHVMRMSRTWDSTMSMIPRGGNTIWGGLDWSPEEGNSCAKKREKKNETQIADQAGSENAVCKAKSANYGRIISFGKDVAEAPSSDIERIDFRGAIKGHSAANTTCRDVWTEYHDMGFAGIKAVAEYKTYTADSLVDLLHFVAPKMMARGTAHFSYGVADNLDDPKYKHYKYWSNPLETRLPNAPDMEIYSLYGVGLPTERAYVYKLSPHAECSIPFKIDTSADDEDTCLRDGVYSVDGDETVPVLSAGFMCAKGWRGKTRFNPSGIRTYIREYNHLPPANLLEGRGTLSGAHVDIMGNFALIEDVIRIAAGASGEELGGDQVYSKIFNWSENINLQLDEEIPVHSSS, from the exons ATGTTCGGAACCCCGGAAATTAG ACCTCTATGCTGGGTGGAGCACATGTCATTGGATAATGAAACCGGATTAGATCCTTGTGGTATAAGAGTAAGGCCTGTCTCTGGCCTAGTGGCTGCAGATTACTTCGCTCCTGGATATTTTGTGTGGGCAGTTCTGATTGCTAACTTGGCTCGGATTGGATATGAGGATAAAACCATGTACATGGCTGCTTACGATTGGAGACTCTCATTTCAAAACACCGAG GTACGTGATCAAACACTGAGCCGTATTAAGAGTAATATTGAACTGTTGGTTGCTACAAATGGAGGGAGAAAAGTTGTAGTCATTCCTCATTCGATGGGAGTTCTGTATTTCCTACACTTCATGAAGTGGGTTGAAGCACCTGCTCCGATGGGTGGTGGTGGTGGGCCAGATTGGTGTTCTAAGCATATTAAAGCCGTTGTTAACATTGGGGGGCCATTTCTCGGCGTTCCGAAAGCTATTGCTGGGCTTTTCTCAGCTGAAGCAAAGGATATTGCAGTTGCCAG GGCTCTTGCACCCGGTTTTTTGGATAATGATATATTTCAGTTCCAAACATTGCAACATGTGATGAGAATGAGCCGGACTTGGGATTCGACCATGTCGATGATACCAAGAGGTGGGAATACAATATGGGGTGGTCTAGACTGGTCACCGGAGGAAGGAAATTCTTGTgccaaaaagagagaaaagaagaatGAGACTCAGATTGCTGACCAAGCTGGTTCCGAAAATGCAGTTTGTAAAGCTAAAAGTGCAAATTATGGCAGGATTATATCCTTTGGAAAAGATGTCGCCGAGGCACCTTCATCCGACATTGAGAGAATTGACTTCAGG GGTGCTATTAAGGGTCATAGTGCTGCAAACACGACTTGTAGAGACGTGTGGACGGAATACCATGACATGGGATTTGCTGGTATCAAAGCCGTTGCAGAGTATAAAACTTACACTGCTGATTCACTTGTTGACCTGCTTCATTTTGTTGCTCCAAAAATGATGGCTCGTGGTACCGCCCATTTCTCCTATGGAGTTGCAGACAATTTGGACGACCCCAAGTATAAACACTACAAGTATTGGTCAAACCCTTTGGAAACGAG GTTGCCGAACGCACCGGATATGGAAATCTATTCTCTGTATGGAGTTGGCCTACCAACTGAACGAGCATATGTGTACAAGTTATCACCTCATGCCGAGTGTAGCATTCCGTTTAAGATCGATACATCTGCCGATGATGAAGATACCTGCCTGAGAGACGGTGTGTATTCCGTGGACGGGGACGAGACAGTACCTGTTTTAAGTGCAGGTTTCATGTGCGCTAAAGGCTGGCGTGGTAAAACCCGATTTAATCCCTCCGGAATTCGAACATACATTAGGGAATACAATCATTTGCCTCCGGCCAACCTATTGGAAGGCCGTGGCACCCTTAGCGGTGCTCATGTAGATATCATGGGAAACTTTGCATTGATCGAAGATGTTATAAGGATTGCTGCTGGGGCTTCCGGTGAAGAACTAGGAGGGGATCAAGTTTATTCAAAGATCTTTAACTGGTCCGAGAATATCAACTTGCAACTG GACGAGGAGATTCCGGTACATTCGTCCAGTTGA